Sequence from the Mycobacterium florentinum genome:
CGATCGAATTGCGAACCAGCGCTTCGTGGCCGTGGGCATCCAGCCAGTCCAGTGTCGCCGAGGCGCTGCGCGCACCGTCGATGGAACCAGAACTCACCACGATCAGAACGTTGGCGTTCTCCAGCACCGACGACATCGCCGAGTGCAACAAGCCGGGTCCGCAGTCGGTGACCACCAGGCCGTAGTAGCGCTCCAGGATTCCCAGGGTGCGGGTGTAGTCGTCAGCATCGAATGCCTCCGATACCGCCGGATCGCTGTCCGAAGCCAGCACTTCCAGCCCACTCGGGCCCCGCGAGGTGTAGCGGCGGACGTCGCTGTAGCGCTCGACGGTTCCGGCGTCCTGCAGCAATTGACGCACCGTGCCCGCGGTCTCCAGCGGGATCTTCTGACTCAGCGTGCCCCGGTCGGGGTTGGCGTCGACGGCCACCACCCGGTCGCCGCGGATCTCCGCGAAGGTGGCACCGAGCGTGGCAGCGATCGTGGTTTTGCCGACGCCGCCCTTCAGCGAGATCACCGCGACCCGGTAGGAGCCGCGCAACGGCCGGTTGACCTGCGCCACCAAGTTGTTATGCCGGGCAGCCCGCGGGCTCTCCCCCAGGTTGATCATCCGGCCGGACAGCGCATAGACCAGCCGGCGCCAGCCCTCCGAGGGCGGCGGCTTGATCGGGCGCAGCAGCATGCCGGTGGACAGTTCCGGATACGGCGTGTGCGGCAGATGCTCGGGGCGGTACGGCGGCCGGACTTCCGCGGGCACCGCGGCCTGGCCGTTGTAATAAGCGCCGTAGACGGTCGGGTCGACCTGCGGGACCCCGGTCACCGGCGTGGAATCCCACGGCGGCATCCCCACCCGTGGTGGGGCGGGCGGTGCCTCGCGCCGCTCGGTCGGCGGGACCCGACGCTCACGGAAGCCGGCGAAGACCCGAGTCGGTGCCTCGGCGTTGGCATCCGCGGGCGCCTCGACCGCGGACTGCTGATCCTGTGGAGGCAGATCGGCCGTCGGATGTTCGGGCGCCCCCACGCCACTCATTGACTGCTCAGTCACGTGCATTCCCCCTTGTTGCGGTGTTGCTTCCTAACTGTCAGCCCACGCCGGCATACGAATGCAGGCCTACGGTCACCAGGTTAACGAAGAACAAATTGAAAACCATGGCCACGAACCCGACCACGTTCACCCAGGCGGCTTTCCTGTCCCGCCATCCCGCTGTTGACCTGGCATGCAGGTACGCCGCGTAGATCACCCAGGCCACGAACGACACCGTCTCCTTGGGATCCCAGCCCCAATACCGGCCCCAGGCCTCCTCGGCCCAGATGGCTCCGAAGATGACGCCGAAACCGAAGACCGGGAACGCGAAGATCGTGGTTCGGTAGGCGATGCGGTCCAG
This genomic interval carries:
- a CDS encoding MinD/ParA family ATP-binding protein: MHVTEQSMSGVGAPEHPTADLPPQDQQSAVEAPADANAEAPTRVFAGFRERRVPPTERREAPPAPPRVGMPPWDSTPVTGVPQVDPTVYGAYYNGQAAVPAEVRPPYRPEHLPHTPYPELSTGMLLRPIKPPPSEGWRRLVYALSGRMINLGESPRAARHNNLVAQVNRPLRGSYRVAVISLKGGVGKTTIAATLGATFAEIRGDRVVAVDANPDRGTLSQKIPLETAGTVRQLLQDAGTVERYSDVRRYTSRGPSGLEVLASDSDPAVSEAFDADDYTRTLGILERYYGLVVTDCGPGLLHSAMSSVLENANVLIVVSSGSIDGARSASATLDWLDAHGHEALVRNSIAVINAVRPRTGKVDMNKVVDHFSRRCRAVRLVPYDAHLDEGAEIHLDQLRRETREALTSLAAVVAEGFPGDQPNLGLR